The following proteins come from a genomic window of Candidatus Dependentiae bacterium:
- a CDS encoding ankyrin repeat domain-containing protein has protein sequence MIKHLLIILFVISQTSISALLPDDELIQALENNNLSGVQGAIKKGASVNSDTNKYNVPPLFIACSKHKNPNLFIIKFLLHNGALVNGTGKNLATALHWAITDTVAQLLLEYKANANAQDIRGNTPLHKAILNGSLSRVNVLLLGGAKHLIKNNCNKSPFNLIEDELASTQEYLTVDQKETLIKIKRVLVCTMHVNDIFIKAIDDRDIQQVYELISLGISPNDKNNSYNKSPLLLAIQTDENQSYPLVKLLLSKGANPDICDSKGNTALHKVHTKNLALLVLEYGANPNAQNSFHQTPLHIYCQAKPEENKEELVSLIFNNGAAIDVQDIHGNTPLHEAIDTDIITLLINYGADIDKQNTVGDTPLVKALKEDCLEKVILLLELKASVFIKNKAGSSALTIALKRIKSMKDLEASFDEFFSTQYKNMLSKIVHLNL, from the coding sequence ATGATTAAACACCTACTGATAATTTTATTTGTCATTTCTCAAACAAGTATAAGTGCTTTACTGCCTGATGACGAGCTCATTCAAGCTCTTGAAAATAATAACCTCTCTGGAGTTCAAGGAGCAATAAAAAAAGGCGCCTCGGTCAATTCTGACACAAACAAATACAACGTTCCGCCTCTTTTCATTGCTTGTAGTAAGCATAAAAATCCTAATTTATTTATAATTAAATTTTTACTGCATAACGGAGCTTTAGTTAACGGTACAGGTAAAAATTTAGCTACTGCTCTTCATTGGGCCATAACTGATACTGTTGCGCAGCTGCTCTTAGAGTATAAAGCCAATGCCAATGCCCAGGATATACGAGGAAATACACCTTTGCACAAAGCAATACTCAATGGCTCATTATCAAGAGTGAACGTATTACTTCTAGGTGGTGCTAAACACCTAATCAAAAACAATTGCAACAAGTCTCCCTTTAATTTAATTGAAGATGAGCTTGCCTCTACGCAAGAATATCTTACGGTAGACCAAAAAGAGACTCTTATAAAAATCAAAAGAGTCTTAGTTTGCACAATGCATGTAAATGATATATTTATAAAAGCTATTGATGATAGAGATATACAGCAAGTGTATGAGTTAATAAGCCTAGGGATAAGCCCTAACGACAAAAATAACAGCTATAATAAATCGCCATTGTTACTTGCTATTCAAACAGATGAAAATCAAAGTTACCCACTGGTAAAACTACTGCTTTCTAAAGGAGCTAATCCAGACATATGTGACTCTAAAGGCAATACCGCCTTGCATAAAGTGCATACTAAAAATTTAGCACTGTTAGTACTTGAGTACGGCGCAAATCCAAATGCTCAAAATAGCTTTCATCAAACTCCCCTACATATTTATTGTCAGGCAAAACCAGAAGAAAATAAAGAAGAACTCGTAAGCTTGATTTTCAATAATGGCGCAGCTATTGATGTACAAGACATACACGGCAATACACCACTTCATGAAGCAATTGATACTGATATAATTACTTTGCTTATAAATTATGGTGCCGATATAGATAAACAAAACACAGTTGGAGATACTCCTTTAGTAAAAGCTCTTAAAGAAGACTGTTTAGAAAAAGTTATTCTATTGCTTGAATTAAAAGCAAGTGTTTTTATAAAAAACAAAGCTGGTTCAAGCGCATTAACTATTGCTTTAAAAAGAATAAAATCTATGAAGGACTTAGAGGCTTCTTTCGATGAATTTTTCTCAACACAATACAAAAACATGCTCTCCAAAATAGTACACTTAAACCTATAA
- a CDS encoding ankyrin repeat domain-containing protein, translated as MNNYLSLIFACLVPFVSYSMKLEDRLKGAVSFNDLEEVKKLLAQKPAVNACSQDAPPALHYAVERGNVEIVRVLLDANADVNKQDTYGNVPLTGVGIYNPAILEIAPLFFKKNVSKTTVCNFGRSLLHAPCMGKIYDHTQALVHLLLTYGVSPNIQDAVGYSPLHFAVTSSSFPLVKELLEHNANPLLETKRGQNALDLARATCQQPLVTQAQLQEQEQKHIIMHLKKVIQNSKQRTLVRILEAKYKSSQPDSNIFKKVPTELIEHIARNVDLSDSFKE; from the coding sequence ATGAATAATTACTTATCCCTTATTTTTGCCTGCTTAGTTCCCTTTGTAAGTTACTCCATGAAATTGGAAGATCGTTTAAAAGGTGCAGTTTCATTTAATGATTTAGAGGAAGTTAAAAAACTGTTAGCTCAAAAACCGGCTGTTAACGCTTGTAGTCAAGATGCTCCGCCAGCTTTGCATTATGCTGTAGAGCGCGGCAATGTCGAAATAGTGCGTGTATTGCTTGATGCAAACGCAGATGTGAATAAACAAGACACCTACGGCAATGTACCGTTAACAGGTGTAGGTATATATAATCCGGCAATTTTAGAAATAGCACCCCTGTTTTTTAAGAAAAATGTAAGTAAAACAACAGTTTGCAACTTTGGTAGATCGTTGCTGCATGCGCCTTGTATGGGTAAAATATATGACCATACTCAAGCATTAGTGCACCTGCTTCTTACCTATGGCGTTTCACCTAATATACAAGATGCAGTAGGCTATTCTCCTTTGCATTTTGCTGTTACTAGTTCTTCTTTTCCCTTAGTAAAAGAATTATTAGAGCATAATGCTAATCCTTTGTTGGAAACAAAGAGAGGGCAAAATGCGTTAGATCTAGCACGAGCAACTTGTCAGCAGCCCTTGGTAACTCAAGCACAGTTACAAGAGCAAGAGCAAAAGCACATTATTATGCATCTTAAAAAAGTTATTCAAAATAGTAAACAACGTACATTAGTACGTATTCTTGAAGCGAAATATAAAAGTAGTCAGCCTGATAGCAATATATTTAAAAAGGTGCCAACAGAACTTATTGAACATATAGCTCGCAATGTTGATCTAAGTGATTCATTTAAAGAGTAA
- the msrA gene encoding peptide-methionine (S)-S-oxide reductase MsrA, with protein sequence MKSMLLFLALLLGASMSTKTTTPEKALFAGGCFWCMEAPFEKIPGVLSVLSGYTGGRNTNPNYETYAKQGHIEAVEVTYDPSLVTYEQLLDVFWRQIDPTDGDGQFGDRGPQYRSALFYLNDKQKKVAEQSKQRLEDSKKFSKPLKTEILKATPFYKAEEYHQDYYKKHPIKYKWFKYMSGRTTFLDNTWSTEKNKTTNKLSDEELHKKLTQLQYDVTQKNKTEPAYNNLYWDNKKPGIYVDIVSGEPLFSSLDKYDAKTGWPSFTRPLEPQNIITKEDNTWFTSRTEVRSKGADSHLGHVFKDGPAPTYQRYCINSAALRFIPVENIEKEGLERYKKIFKS encoded by the coding sequence ATGAAAAGCATGTTATTATTTCTAGCACTATTACTAGGAGCATCTATGTCTACCAAAACTACTACACCAGAAAAAGCACTTTTCGCAGGCGGATGCTTTTGGTGCATGGAAGCTCCTTTTGAAAAAATACCTGGAGTACTGAGCGTTCTATCAGGTTACACTGGTGGCAGAAATACCAATCCAAACTACGAAACGTATGCCAAACAAGGGCATATAGAAGCAGTTGAAGTTACCTATGACCCTTCTTTAGTAACTTATGAGCAATTACTTGATGTTTTTTGGAGACAAATAGACCCTACTGATGGTGATGGCCAGTTTGGTGACAGAGGGCCACAGTATAGATCCGCTCTTTTTTATCTTAATGACAAACAAAAAAAGGTAGCTGAGCAATCTAAACAGAGACTTGAAGACTCTAAAAAATTCTCAAAACCCTTAAAGACAGAGATCCTTAAAGCCACACCTTTTTATAAAGCAGAAGAGTACCATCAAGACTATTACAAGAAACATCCTATTAAATATAAGTGGTTTAAATACATGTCCGGACGCACAACCTTTTTAGATAACACATGGTCTACTGAGAAAAATAAAACAACAAATAAACTTTCAGATGAAGAATTGCATAAAAAGCTTACACAGTTACAATACGATGTTACGCAAAAAAATAAAACTGAACCCGCTTATAACAATCTTTATTGGGACAATAAAAAGCCTGGCATTTATGTGGATATAGTTTCTGGAGAGCCTCTTTTTAGCTCACTTGATAAATATGATGCTAAAACAGGATGGCCAAGCTTTACCCGTCCTTTAGAACCTCAAAATATAATTACCAAAGAAGACAATACCTGGTTTACTTCAAGAACCGAAGTACGTAGCAAAGGCGCAGACTCTCATTTAGGTCATGTATTTAAGGACGGACCAGCACCAACGTATCAACGCTACTGTATTAATTCTGCAGCACTACGCTTTATACCCGTAGAAAATATTGAGAAAGAAGGCCTCGAAAGATACAAAAAAATCTTTAAAAGCTAG
- a CDS encoding saccharopine dehydrogenase NADP-binding domain-containing protein: protein MLKEFNGKILILGAGAVSQCFQLLLIRHIKTNFSNITIIDASNTAALMAPLINQGARFIQQKVTQQNYIETLSTWLTSGDILIDLTVNLETGDLIEWCQYSGVMYLNSSIEWWDPTGNDHSANLIDETLYVRHLAIHERARNWPTHGPTAVVEHGANPGLVSHWTKSALMSITKKIIEISQDDTRRAQLKEAVDKHDFRSLAYLTGTKVIHISERDTQISGNPKQVDQCVNTWSARGLYEEGTAPTEIGWGTHEKTMPHNAHEPFFGPRNQIFLNEMGMNVLMRSWVPSGDIVGMLIRHGEAYSLSNYFTLWNNDKALYRPTVHFVYTPSDAAIASLYELRMRNYTLQPSLRIMNDDIISGHDEVGVLLLGHDLNGWWTGSHLSIEQTRSLVGNQNATTLQVAASLLGALFWMIDNPRKGFNVPDDLPYAQILSIAEPYLGTTISMQTDWNPLKNRINAFSKFKHEQIDYTDLWQFSNFRILFS from the coding sequence ATGCTAAAAGAATTTAATGGCAAAATACTCATTCTAGGAGCTGGAGCTGTTTCTCAATGCTTCCAGCTTTTGTTAATACGCCATATTAAAACTAATTTTAGCAACATAACTATTATCGATGCATCCAATACAGCTGCCTTAATGGCACCACTCATAAATCAAGGTGCTCGTTTTATTCAACAAAAAGTCACCCAACAAAATTATATAGAAACTTTAAGCACCTGGCTGACGAGCGGAGATATACTTATTGATCTTACCGTAAACTTAGAGACAGGTGATCTTATAGAATGGTGTCAATACTCAGGCGTAATGTATCTTAATTCCTCAATTGAGTGGTGGGATCCAACAGGTAATGATCACTCAGCTAACTTAATTGATGAAACATTATATGTACGCCATTTGGCAATTCATGAACGGGCTAGAAATTGGCCTACTCACGGCCCTACAGCAGTAGTAGAACATGGTGCAAATCCCGGCCTAGTAAGCCATTGGACTAAAAGTGCTTTAATGAGCATTACTAAAAAGATCATCGAAATAAGCCAAGATGATACTAGAAGAGCACAACTCAAAGAAGCAGTAGACAAGCACGATTTTAGATCTCTTGCTTATCTTACTGGCACAAAAGTTATCCATATTTCTGAAAGAGATACACAAATAAGCGGTAATCCTAAACAAGTAGATCAATGTGTAAACACCTGGTCAGCTAGGGGCTTATATGAAGAGGGCACAGCACCTACCGAAATTGGCTGGGGAACGCATGAAAAAACAATGCCTCATAACGCTCATGAGCCTTTTTTTGGACCACGCAATCAGATATTTTTAAATGAAATGGGCATGAACGTCCTTATGCGCTCTTGGGTTCCTTCAGGAGATATAGTAGGCATGCTTATAAGGCATGGTGAAGCTTATAGCTTAAGCAACTATTTTACTCTTTGGAACAACGACAAAGCTCTTTACAGGCCAACTGTACATTTTGTATACACACCCTCAGATGCTGCGATAGCATCCCTTTATGAGCTGCGCATGCGTAATTACACGCTACAACCCTCTTTGCGCATTATGAACGACGACATTATAAGCGGGCACGACGAGGTTGGAGTCCTCCTCTTAGGGCACGATCTTAACGGTTGGTGGACAGGGTCTCATTTAAGCATAGAGCAAACACGCTCTCTTGTTGGCAATCAAAATGCAACTACGCTCCAAGTAGCAGCTTCTCTTTTAGGAGCACTCTTTTGGATGATAGATAATCCACGCAAAGGCTTTAATGTTCCTGATGATCTACCGTATGCACAAATACTTTCTATAGCAGAACCATACTTAGGCACCACTATTTCAATGCAAACAGATTGGAACCCTCTTAAAAATAGGATAAATGCTTTCAGTAAATTTAAACATGAACAAATAGACTATACAGATCTTTGGCAATTTAGTAATTTTAGAATACTTTTTAGCTAA
- a CDS encoding ankyrin repeat domain-containing protein, with protein MRIFLFLALLVVSGDAYSMQTRSVMKKAYSFDDIKDYNNLPSVKKVNHVNNVLIRAAKEGNVKKIREALANGADINKDSKEGIALCEAVRLERLSAVAALLADVNIDINIKNKDGLTPLHLALVPTRSKGVKNYKIARLLLSCGADYTIKDSLGETALGKAVRMSLAESDTRFKMDLLDIVRAIERQIMHPKIMNVLFALSQNQLDTFPKDIQCIIVRYLGLQSKTV; from the coding sequence ATGAGAATCTTTCTTTTTTTAGCACTACTAGTAGTTTCAGGCGATGCGTATAGCATGCAAACGAGAAGCGTAATGAAAAAGGCTTACTCATTTGACGACATTAAAGATTATAATAATTTACCTAGTGTAAAAAAAGTTAATCATGTTAATAATGTTTTGATAAGAGCGGCAAAAGAAGGTAATGTAAAAAAAATAAGAGAAGCTTTGGCAAATGGTGCTGATATTAATAAAGATAGTAAAGAGGGTATTGCTCTTTGTGAGGCTGTACGTTTAGAGCGGCTCTCAGCAGTTGCTGCGTTGCTTGCGGATGTAAATATAGATATAAATATAAAAAATAAAGATGGGTTAACGCCTTTACATTTGGCATTGGTGCCTACTAGAAGTAAAGGTGTTAAAAATTATAAAATAGCACGATTGCTTTTAAGCTGTGGAGCAGATTATACCATTAAAGACAGCTTAGGAGAAACGGCGTTAGGCAAAGCAGTGAGAATGAGTCTTGCTGAAAGTGATACGCGCTTTAAAATGGATTTGCTTGATATAGTTAGAGCTATAGAGAGGCAAATAATGCATCCTAAAATAATGAATGTTTTATTTGCTTTATCACAAAATCAGTTAGACACGTTTCCAAAAGATATACAATGCATAATAGTCCGTTATCTTGGCTTACAATCGAAAACAGTCTAA